One Rhizoctonia solani chromosome 2, complete sequence DNA segment encodes these proteins:
- a CDS encoding capsular polysaccharide export protein, which yields MQRARENKLGGVKLKSLSRQAPSASSKEDSSNSDVDVVGLDDEDLNANKQESQIYSCMEGQLIAASSVSSLGNRSFAYSEDIIDLTSDSEDIDLNHGHSGYTCSNNQADIIEIDSDSDGPDHYANITNNEYSQYSNSKDTVKTESCTEWIPCLNTLDHNELMILSTCIEAWEPAINWEAQSNHNPLWDVLHSPLMASPESLAQLLTQQSMIWTHNLAPQIILIPIVDHKAMHCYLWYGKVIHNSILNKLDLSLQLLDLLPNPGSSKFNCQFVFVKKLVNYMLPHINGSIKGSLMDLPYYCQRPGSADCGYFVCQAVLALTMNHERALDDLIGITEIKGQVFQILQDCKDGALQNLSDGYIPHSSIVLHKSSTIAPPPWLGTLDQTANNHSDPNSKKKQTWNVPQIVRSLSEPSEDIPPEGLSGGWNKVFGEQMERRFATLSDTSRNALWCGWSAPPKFDEGPPLEDDNTEEVSWLPGDHVQLDLDSDSLEEPNNSLAVPRFLKSLPYLGSEDDQNKALLTGCHKRRPLRLNWARDPLPIEPESLTAGLTVDSLSLTVKSPQFTSNISLHVTKLSHIPNFTWGHVGSANPFRINVFFPNYEKGKNAGGRYITMLNAQDCSLWYTEVVRQAIMQAEMRCAPQLRHAVTSLQQELPVTYSNAESLVNGGSQGRLHREYPVCHEVFNIIALLAREIVENTRRLAKFKGFFFHIWGSGLKSLGHQIPNERGSALLCIFKEYPFVDWSLQNPQDIVVDIGLEINIKQEELSLDTNNLTLLWKLSVLKQLIWPAWRKGHVNSYMHSRVVAGLSAAPRSLISHSFYYSHAYMKDKVVTYRHCDSSIGIGFSPKDGLNNTDQYNNEIAKLTKGWTQSTGCYGVQLEWRCGIWASEQILRLDPSLWVQRFLMKGAILAFKTHHVVQLKVTFLRAYDYFFCRVQVLPAPQRRSEEVLLLAAVLHYLMHGLVKRPDEMSSSCYMAKGLGILSRAMSYGFASFTEYKILQYSACHTPAGACLKPTLSLSKTDQFIIRALENMQQKNAAKRVMHTGKKLIQKSNNPTTPSNSAPRQLTTETEDFVFFDHLINEDLSGWLWSKFPIQDQTEAPNLRSFEGPFQLKLWKNSVGPGVKCKSRISRAGFQNVISQLFPDDWVMKDRGQMWDSYQAVVLDPIIKRLEQEDKANRATRASG from the exons ATGCAGAGAGCAAGAGAGAACAAGTTAGGTGGCGTGAAACTAAAGTCACTATCCCGTCAAG CGCCAAGTGCTTCAAGCAAAGAAGACTCCTCCAACTCTGATGTTGATGTTGTTGGATTGGATGATGAAGATTTGAATGCTAACAAACAAGAGTCCCAAATTTACTCTTGCATGGAAGGTCAACTTATTGCAGCTTCATCAGTTTCAAGCCTAGGCAACAGGAGCTTTGCGTATAGTGAAGATATTATTGATTTAACAAGTGATTCTGAAGACATAGACCTCAACCATGGTCACAGTGGCTACACCTGTTCTAATAATCAAGCTGATATTATTGAAATTGATAGTGATTCTGATGGGCCTGACCA CTATGCTAACATTACCAATAATGAATATTCCCAGTATTCAAATTCAAAAGATACCGTAAAGACAGAAAG TTGCACTGAATGGATCCCATGCCTCAATACTTTGGATCACAATGAACTCATGATCCTCAGCACATGCATTGAAGCATGGGAACCGGCTATCAATTGGGAAGCTCAGAGCAATCACAATCCTCTCTGGGACGTTCTACATAGCCCACTTATGG CTTCACCAGAAAGCCTTGCCCAGCTGCTGACACAACAAAGCATGATCTGGACCCATAATCTGGCTCCCCAAATCATCCTGATTCCAATTGTTGACCATAAGGCTATGCATTGCTACCTTTGGTATGGAAAGGTCATCCACAATTCCATACTTAACAAGCTTGATCTCTCTCTGCAACTCCTTGACTTGTTACCAAACCCTGGATCTTCCAAATTCAATTGTCAATTTGTCTTTGTCAAGAAGCTTGTAAATTACATGCTGCCACACATCAACGGGAGCATTAAAGGTAGCTTGATGGATTTACCATACTATTGTCAACGCCCTGGTAGTGCAGACTGTGGCTATTTTGTGTGTCAAGCAGTATTGGCTTTGACAATGAACCATGAACGCGCACTGGATGACTTGATTGGTATCACTGAGATCAAGGGCCAGGTATTCCAAATCTTACAGGACTGTAAAGATGGAGCATTACAAAATCTTTCTGATGGCTACATCCCGCATTCCTCCATTGTGCTTCACAAATCGTCCACTATTGCGCCCCCACCCTGGCTTGGGACTCTTGATCAGACAGCTAACAATCATTCAGACCCCAATAGCAAGAAGAAACAAACCTGGAATGTGCCTCAAATAGTTCGATCACTCTCAGAGCCAAGTGAGGATATTCCACCTGAGGGACTCTCTGGAGGTTGGAACAAAGTTTTTGGGGAACAAATGGAGAGAAGATTTGCAACG TTATCAGATACCTCAAGGAATGCTTTATGGTGTGGGTGGTCAGCTCCCCCAAAGTTCGATGAAGGCCCTCCTTTGGAAGATGATAATACAGAAGAGGTTTCCTGGTTACCTGGAGATCACGTTCAATTGGACTTGGATAGTGACTCCCTTGAAGAACCCAATAACAGTCTGGCTGTGCCACGCTTTTTGAAATCTCTACCCTACCTTGGAAGTGAAGATGATCAAAACAAGGCCTTGTTAACTGGCTGTCACAAAAGGCGCCCACTCAGGCTCAACTGGGCCAGGGACCCATTGCCTATTGAGCCTGAGAGTCTCACAGCTGGCCTTACTGTTGACTCATTATCCCTCACAGTGAAGAGCCCTCAGTTTACCTCAAATATTTCTTTGCAT GTAACAAAACTAAGTCATA TTCCCAACTTCACTTGGGGCCATGTGGGCAGTGCCAATCCTTTCCGGATCAACGTGTTTTTCCCAAACTATGAGAAAGGCAAAAACGCTGGTGGTCGTTATATTACAATGCTCAATGCTCAGGATTGCTCTCTATGGTACACAGAAGTTGTCCGTCAAGCCATCATGCAAGCAGAAATGCGGTGCGCACCCCAACTCCGTCATGCAGTCACTTCCCTTCAACAAGAACTTCCTGTTACCTACTCTAATGCTGAATCACTTGTAAATGGTGGGAGCCAGGGAAGGCTCCACAGGGAATATCCAGTATGCCATGAAGTCTTCAACATCATTGCGCTTCTTGCCAGGGAAATAGTGGAAAACACAAGAAGGCTGGCCAAATTTAAGGGCTTTTTCTTTCATATCTGGGGCAGTGGTTTGAAGTCCTTAGGGCATCAAATTCCTAATGAGAGGGGATCTGCATTGCTTTGTATCTTCAAAGAATATCCTTTTGTTGATTGGAGTCTTCAAAACCCTCAAGACATTGTGGTGGACATTGGCCTAGAAATCAACATCAAGCAAGAGGAACTCTCATTGGATACAAACAACTTGACATTGCTATGGAAACTCAGTGTTCTCAAACAGCTTATTTGGCCTGCTTGGCGTAAAGGACATGTCAACTCCTACATGCACTCCCGTGTTGTGGCAGGACTTTCTGCAGCTCCGCGTAGCCTTATAAGCCACTCTTTTTACTATTCCCACGCATACATGAAGGACAAGGTTGTCACCTACCGTCATTGTGACAGCAGTATTGGGATTGGCTTCTCACCCAAGGATGGTCTGAACAACACGGACCAATACAATAATGAGATTGCCAAGTTGACAAAAGGATGGACCCAGAGCACAGGCTGTTATGGAGTGCAATTAGAATGGCGGTGTGGAATCTGGGCATCAGAACAGATATTGAGGCTAGACCCATCCTTGTGGGTGCAACGTTTCCTGATGAAAGGCGCTATT CTTGCATTCAAAACTCATCATGTGGTTCAGCTCAAAGTCACATTTCTCAGGGCCTATGACTATTTCTTTTGTAGGGTACAAGTTTTGCCAGCCCCACAGCGCAGAAGTGAAGAGGTTCTTCTGCTTGCTGCAGTCCTTCATTACCTTATGCATGGACTAGTAAAGCGCCCAGATGAGATGAGCTCTAGTTGTTACATGGCAAAGGGTCTTGGAATTCTTTCCAGGGCTATGTCTTATGGGTTTGCTTCA TTCACTGAGTACAAGATCCTTCAATACTCAGCTTGCCATACCCCTGCTGGAGCTTGTCTCAAGCCAACCCTTTCATTATCCAAGACTGATCAATTTATCATTCGGGCACTTGAAAACATGCAGCAGAAGAATGCAGCCAAACGGGTAATGCATACTGGGAAAAAGCTGATCCAAAAGTCAAACAACCCAACTACACCAAGCAATTCAGCTCCTCGCCAACTGACAACAGAGACTGAAGATTTTgtcttttttgatcacttaaTCAATGAAGACCTTTCTGGTTGGCTTTGGTCAAAGTTCCCCATCCAGGATCAAACAGAGGCGCCAAATTTGCGGAGCTTTGAAGGTCCATTTCAGCTGAAACTATGGAAAAATTCAGTTGGTCCTGGAGTTAAGTGCAAGAGCCGTATTTCTCGGGCAGGGTTCCAGAATGTTATTTCTCAACTATTCCCTGATGATTGGGTCATGAAGGACCGTGGGCAGATGTGGGATTCATATCAAGCAGTTGTTTTGGACCCCATCATAAAACGGCTTGAACAGGAAGACAAAGCCAATCGTGCCACCCGTGCCAGTGG GTGA
- a CDS encoding plasma membrane H+-transporting ATPase — MLQWNLGLDNSSKDMEEPQKYLFPKIGKHPDMKLNVVPKPSGTNGRKFFQVWKIIGIMQKQEQYCKKVLKTYLYLEPSVNMAKAKVAKGYSQWSQARKKAQEATEKKDALQVATTPDKLPTPNRSTESLVVSVAALNSPTFPALLTTPTTPTAPTALTNTTAIALSELATLKPQQPKPKDMPNCRLNVNNNPASMEYIPSDRLVDTGTVNDPNSNIFFKRVVDNETGYAMDSSFQALILLDEPDGADNNKELAGNFSFMNLDLDHDDKLEDPANLHIDLLLPTAMQLVKASAVTEALSTLTSNPHRSVLSTAWEDTSLHHQSSTMPMHLAAPLKTVPLSPVFSHHLSTTISAPQQHSTTHIFTGVSSAVLAELSTLPAPILATLSIALQAEVALFKACSTAPTCTSNSGPGPTLILSHDLAKPPAKVTIAEVMPWPVTIDKPFDDNAYLSNKPSALETNPSVKPNRSFPTSLLDKESPIVKVTDNGMEAGIKTRTKRSQPSPKEFASAPNAVNEGTKGVLGRNSARVEKSRPGRNAVTTAGKQSDNTFPKRATCSTTAGKNRASRK; from the exons ATGTTACAATGGAATCTAGGACTAGATAATAGTAGTAAAGACATGGAAGAGCCCCAAAAATATCTTTTTCCAAAAATAGGCAAGCATCCGGACATGAAGCTCAATGTTGTACCAAAACCATCAGGTACTAATGGAAGGAAATTCTTCCAAGTCTGGAAGATTATTGGGATAATGCAGAAGCAAGAGCAATACTGCAAG AAGGTTCTCAAGACATACTTGTATCTTGAACCATCTGTCAACATGGCCAAGGCAAAAG TGGCTAAGGGCTACAGTCAATGGTCACAAGCCAGGAAGAAGGCACAGGAGGCCACTGAGAAAAAGGATGCTTTACAAGTGGCCACTACCCCAGACAAActccccacccccaataggTCTACTGAATCACTGGTAGTCTCTGTGGCAGCCCTAAATTCCCCAACCTTCCCAGCCCTCCTAACTACCCCAACCACCCCAACTGCCCCAACTGCCCTGACCAACACAACCGCAATTGCTCTAAGTGAACTGGCAACTTTGAAACCACAGCAACCAAAGCCCAAGGACATGCCAAATTGCAGGCTAAACGTAAACAACAACCCTGCTTCTATGGAATATATACCAAGTGACAGGCTTGTGGATACTGGTACAGTAAATGACCCTAATAGCAACATATTTTTCAAGAGGGTTGTGGACAATGAGACTGGGT ATGCAATGGACAGCAGCTTCCAGGCACTCATACTTTTGGATGAACCTGATGGTGCAGACAACAACAAGGAGTTAGCAGGGAATTTTAGCTTTATGAACTTAGACCTGGACCATG ATGACAAGCTTGAAGACCCTGCTAACTTACATATAGACCTCCTGCTACCCACTGCTAT GCAGCTTGTCAAGGCTTCTGCAGTTACAGAGGCTCTCAGCACTTTGACCTCAAACCCTCACCGTTCTGTCCTCTCTACTGCTTGGGAAGACACTTCACTCCATCACCAATCATCCACCATGCCAATGCACTTGGCAGCTCCTTTGAAAACTGTTCCACTATCCCCCGTATTCTCTCATCATTTGTCCACCACTATATCTGCACCTCAACAGCACTCTACCACCCATATATTCACAGGGGTATCATCTGCAGTCCTAGCTGAGCTTTCCACTCTTCCTGCACCTATTTTGGCTACACTCAGTATTGCACTTCAAGCTGAGGTTGCCTTGTTCAAAGCTTGCTCCACTGCACCTACTTGTACCTCCAACTCTGGGCCTGGACCCACATTAATTTTGTCTCATGATCTGGCCAAGCCGCCAGCCAAGGTTACAATTGCTGAAGTAATGCCTTGGCCTGTGACTATTGACAAGCCATTTGATGACAATGCTTACCTTAGCAACAAGCCCAGTGCATTGGAAACCAACCCCTCAGTCAAGCCCAACCGTTCATTTCCAACCAGCCTCCTAGACAAGGAGAGCCCCATTGTGAAGGTAACAGATAATGGGATGGAAGCAGGGATTAAAACAAGGACCAAGCGTAGCCAGCCCAGCCCCAAGGAGTTTGCCAGTGCCCCCAACGCAGTCAATGAGGGGACAAAGGGGGTATTAGGGAGGAATTCAGCCAGAGTAGAGAAGAGCAGGCCAGGGAGAAACGCAGTAACCACGGCAGGCAAACAG TCTGACAACACATTCCCAAAAAGGGCCACTTGCAGCACAACTGCAGGAAAGAACAGAGCTAGCAGGAAGTGA
- a CDS encoding CHAT domain protein, whose translation MEKLSDYAITSYTPTLAALLPSSRACSTSSPSLLTVGQAATPNMNLLPGTTTELAKIKERIPSGISCKQLDGESAQVLSVLDAMKSYSCVHLACHAHQNLTHPTESRFYLHDGTLTLRDIMQQSFKHKHLAFLSACQTAKGDNGLPDKAVHLASGMLMAGYPSVIATVWSIADVHAPTIADEVYARLMKEGSIGPGPAKLPGAGADVEEDCIICGESLSFSFRLPGEKPHIVPECGHALHEACFTAVYGQVNQSRMEALPRKNLGVCGVCRKPIRVGDGDGAKSNKLAALTGMGDKNATSMFPGREQTPGPLRYTPTPRAAPTPAPHDPTDDDPLEPPTNASVRSGGSASSDYVVAPSISVRSEFPSITRTHEPTQSITCPITVELPSRRGSAPVPGPVITAPQRYTTPPPTGDAPGPYSYNATPPTNTPFARVAEDLQNRLVDWKGHPMDALGHLQMFDILSVRRDSLVREFYVYLFKEAIICVLEEKKKTLGRLLQTGSDAGSFDGSSLASGATSPGPFGSKSVLRLKGRIYIRHIKRLLDTSVAGELSLTIDMEDERLESFILIFRDHSSLENWRATIQGLVNAQRAANNIQIQDLVEFGGAAQAGGEGTRARSAATTASSIGADSLLHSGQRSTLSSTASSAGGGYPSYSKSPEPYVHVAPHVSTGPSNALPPLPHGPMDVIAVVSLPPPSANPSTAQLKHRVIRNALDFLVASLGPRDRFALVTFQVGKSGRVRKTPFLSIGRPGSVTRLSGFIESMANPPPDNSDEFSVTSAKDEIVDVVTAVNHGLDTVLQRKQRNPISGMVLVCDASDTSRKPQMDLLMARTEAASLPIHSFGYGKSHDPGPLWLISNATGGSYTFVRDWYELQDCLAGCVGGMMSIGVMNLRMHAKVLDHSRFRIKKVAGVGGAVVASSGLDVDVTLPALRFGERRELIVELELDNRAPLGGSSHHREESMSATDAFVQRMGLGIDGLSLSDAALGEGMMDAMIDEAPVFEVDGGFFDPSTGKTVTRLGHPVLLTLAINPPNERTMQQPWSDASIVRRRAELLSHQMIMRAIVFVGRRDFNHAIQLLVGTRTALTNMLNTSLPPPTSRTTRKELVTLAAVRVIQSAMADVSVLIDALEENPEGFGREWRPFGAQQAMVFRDQLSWTGRTTTEKIFWCADHSIELFGRSSDWAASS comes from the exons ATGGAGAAGCTCTCAGACTACGCTATCACATCCTACACCCCTACTCTCGCCGCATTACTACCGAGCAGCCGCGCTTGCTCGACATCCTCACCCAGCCTGCTTACCGTGGGTCAAGCGGCTACACCCAACATGAATCTCTTGCCTGGAACAACCACCGAACTAGCCAAGATCAAGGAGCGTATCCCTTCAGGAATCAGCTGCAAGCAACTGGACGGCGAGAGCGCCCAGGTTTTGAGCGTACTCGATGCGATGAAGAGTTACTCATGCGTTCACCTAGCCTGCCATGCACATCAGAACCTAACTCACCCAACCGAGAGCAGGTTTTATCTTCATGACGGCACTCTCACCCTTCGTGACATCATGCAACAATCGTTCAAACACAAGCATCTCGCGTTTCTCTCTGCGTGCCAGACTGCCAAAGGAGACAACGGGCTTCCTGACAAAGCAGTGCATCTAGCCTCGGGGATGCTGATGGCCGGGTATCCGAGTGTAATTGCCACGGTGTGGTCGATAGCTGACGTCCATGCTCCGACGATCGCTGATGAGGTATATGCTCGGCTGATGAAAGAAGGGAGTATTGGGCCAG GACCAGCAAAATTACCGGGTGCTGGGGCCGATGTGGAGGAGGACTGCATCATCTGTGGCGAGAGCCTTTCCTTCTCCTTTCGACTTCCTGGCGAAAAGCCTCATATTGTTCCCGAGTGTGGACATGCCTTGCACGAG GCATGCTTTACCGCAGTCTATGGCCAGGTGAACCAGTCACGGATGGAAGCACTGCCGCGCAAGAATCTGGGAGTGTGTGGGGTCTGTCGCAAGCCTATCCGGGTTGGAGATGGAGACGGAGCCAAGTCGAACA AATTGGCCGCGCTGACCGGAATGGGCGATAAAAATGCGACCTCGATGTTTCCTGGCCGAGAGCAGACACCCGGACCTTTGCGCTACACACCAACACCTCGAGCTGCACCCACCCCTGCCCCCCATGACCCCACCGACGACGACCCACTGGAACCCCCCACCAATGCTAGTGTTCGCTCAGGTGGCAGCGCCAGCTCGGATTACGTCGTTGCTCCCTCTATATCCGTCCGCTCAGAGTTCCCATCGATTACCCGCACCCATGAACCCACACAGAGCATCACATGCCCCATTACCGTCGAGCTGCCCAGTCGCCGAGGAAGTGCCCCCGTACCAGGTCCGGTCATCACAGCCCCGCAGCGATACACCACTCCTCCGCCCACCGGTGACGCACCCGGTCCATACAGCTACAACGCCACACCCCCTACCAACACCCCGTTCGCCCGAGTAGCCGAAGACCTGCAAAACAGACTAGTGGACTGGAAGGGTCACCCGATGGACGCACTCGGCCACTTGCAAATGTTCGACATTCTGTCTGTGCGCCGAGATTCGCTTGTGAGGGAGTTCTACGTATATCTGTTCAAGGAAGCTATCATATGCGTGCTggaagagaagaagaaaaccCTCGGCCGGCTATTGCAAACTGGCTCTGACGCTGGGTCATTTGATGGCTCTTCGCTTGCGAGCGGGGCAACCTCTCCTGGTCCGTTTGGTTCCAAGTCGGTTCTGCGCCTCAAGGGTCGGATATACATTCGTCATATCAAACGGCTATTGGACACTTCGGTCGCGGGCGAGCTCAGTCTGACGATTGATATGGAGGACGAGCGACTGGAGTCATTTATCCTCATATTCCGCGATCACTCGTCCCTCGAGAACTGGCGCGCAACCATCCAAGGCCTTGTCAATGCCCAACGAGCGGCAAACAACATCCAGATACAAGATCTCGTCGAATTTGGTGGGGCGGCTCAGGCTGGAGGAGAAGGGACGAGGGCGAGGAGTGCAGCGACGACGGCGTCGAGCATTGGTGCGGATTCGCTACTCCATTCCGGACAACGGTCCACGCTCAGTTCCACTGCCTCTTCCGCAGGCGGCGGGTACCCTTCGTACTCCAAGTCTCCGGAACCGTATGTGCATGTTGCCCCCCATGTCAGTACCGGGCCGTCCAATGCTTTGCCGCCTCTACCCCATGGACCGATGGACGTTATCGCCGTGGtctccctccctcccccctcaGCCAACCCGTCAACCGCACAGCTCAAACATAGGGTGATTCGCAATGCGCTCGATTTCCTTGTCGCTTCGCTCGGTCCGAGGGACCGATTCGCGCTGGTCACCTTCCAAGTCGGCAAGTCCGGACGAGTACGCAAGACCCCGTTCCTGTCGATCGGCCGCCCTGGCTCGGTCACCCGTCTATCGGGATTCATCGAATCGATGGCGAACCCCCCACCAGACAACTCGGACGAGTTCTCGGTCACGTCCGCCAAGGACGAGATAGTCGACGTCGTGACTGCGGTCAACCACGGACTGGACACGGTCCTGCAGCGAAAACAAAGGAACCCGATCAGCGGGATGGTGCTCGTATGCGATGCGTCGGACACGTCTCGCAAGCCGCAGATGGACTTGCTCATGGCTCGAACGGAAGCCGCGTCGCTCCCGATCCATTCGTTTGGGTACGGCAAGAGCCACGACCCCGGTCCGTTATGGCTGATATCGAACGCGACGGGCGGGAGCTATACGTTTGTGCGCGACTGGTACGAGCTGCAGGACTGCTTGGCCGGGTGCGTGGGCGGGATGATGTCGATCGGGGTCATGAACTTGCGGATGCATGCCAAGGTGCTCGACCACTCGAGGTTCAGGATCAAAAAAGTGGCAGGGGTCGGCGGCGCGGTGGTCGCCAGCTCGGGACTGGACGTAGACGTGACTCTGCCGGCGCTCCGGTTTGGCGAACGGCGCGAGCTCATTGTGGAGCTCGAGCTGGACAACCGTGCACCCCTGGGCGGGTCGTCGCATCATCGGGAAGAGTCCATGTCGGCGACGGACGCGTTTGTGCAGCGCATGGGGCTGGGGATCGACGGGCTCTCGCTTTCGGATGCGGCGCTTGGCGAAGGGATGATGGATGCGATGATCGACGAGGCTCCGGTGTTCGAGGTGGACGGCGGGTTCTTTGATCCTAGCACCGGGAAGACCGTGACGCGACTGGGCCATCCTGTGCTCCTCACGTTGGCAATTAACCCGCCAAACGAGCGGACTATGCAGCAACCGTGGTCGGACGCATCGATTGTACGAAGGCGGGCGGAGTTGCTGTCGCACCAGATGATCATGCGCGCGATTGTGTTTGTAGGACGACGAGACTTCAACCATGCCATTCAGCTACTCGTCGGTACCCGGACGGCCCTCACGAACATGCTGAACACGTCGCTCCCCCCTCCGACATCCCGAACGACGAGAAAGGAGCTGGTGACGCTGGCAGCGGTGAGGGTGATACAGAGTGCGATGGCGGATGTGAGCGTTCTTATCGATGCGTTGGAGGAGAACCCTGAGGGGTTCGGGCGGGAATGGCGACCGTTTGGTGCGCAGCAG GCGATGGTGTTCCGAGACCAGCTGAGCTGGACAGGACGAACGACGACTGAAAAGATATTCTGGTGTGCGGATCATTCGATCGAGTTGTTTGGACGGAGCTCCGATTGGGCTGCGTCCTCGTAG
- a CDS encoding ubiquitin carboxyl-terminal hydrolase, with the protein MGRTTPHTRYQQHDTQQFLGFLLGRLHEDLNRVLKNPYVEKPEWPEEGGDEKAVAKETWEGYKKRNKSIIVDLFQSVYKSMLVYPECSKVPWDARKRTLAIEIEVPKDSNYGYLKKLFAKWFGVEAENFLAAEVWLHKFYKFYDDYVNLTELTKKYTLVVYELPVPVKYIAKRPQTSSFTFGAKPKPPPKPDPNAPFLLPGFHISEAQRSTVFGVPFFVLLTPAKASSRGEIYRAVKYRGPRLPLSKDEDGKGELAEQIPPEADEADEAVTEIRPQADEMKVEVVRDVEMQPAQEIVAKEEASTEHAQDDGELASLADPQGEEDLEVIATGIETGLNMNGSSRANAFALGLRIVGHVGRRRHVSRRLLPIHRPLPSGPRDGDPGIYPM; encoded by the exons ATGGGTAGGACAACGCCACATACTC GCTATCAACAGCATGATACCCAACAGTTTCTCGGGTTCTTGTTGGGCAGATTGCACGAGGACTTGAATCGAGTGCTCAAGAACCCATACGTTGAGAAACCCGAATGGCCAGAAGAAGGCGGTGACGAAAAGGCGGTTGCAAAGGAGACCTGGGAAGGGTACAAGAAGCGAAACAAAAGCATAATCGTTGATCTCTTTCAGAGTGTGTACAAGAGCATGCTTGTATACCCCGAATGTAGCAAA GTTCCCTGGGATGCAAGAAAACGTACGCTGGCCATCGAAATCGAGGTTCCGAAGGACTCGAACTATGGATACCTGAAGAAGCTGTTTGCCAAATGGTTTGGGGTTGAGGCAGAAAAT TTCCTTGCGGCGGAAGTATGGTTGCATAAATTCTACAAGTTTTACGACGACTATGTGAATTTGACCGAACTCACCAAGAAATATACCCTAGTCGTATACGAACTTCCCGTTCCCGTCAAATATATAGCCAAACGTCCTCAAACGTCCTCGTTTACATTTGGCGCTAAACCAAAGCCTCCTCCCAAACCCGACCCAAACGCCCCATTCCTGCTACCTGGATTCCACATCTCCGAGGCTCAACGCAGTACAGTGTTTGGCGTACCGTTCTTTGTATTACTCACCCCGGCCAAAGCCAGTTCGCGCGGGGAGATCTACCGAGCTGTG AAATATCGTGGCCCTAGGTTGCCACTTAGCAAGGACGAAGATGGCAAAGGGGAGTTGGCTGAACAAATACCTCCCGAGGCGGACGAGGCGGACGAAGCTGTGACGGAGATCAGGCCACAAGCCGACGAAATGAAGGTCGAGGTGGTTCGAGATGTGGAGATGCAACCTGCCCAGGAAATcgtggccaaggaggaagcaTCCACGGAGCACGCTCAGGATGACGGAGAACTTGCATCTCTTGCTGACCcgcaaggggaagaggacttAGAGGTGATTG CGACTGGGATCGAAACAGGGCTCAATATGAATGGTTCGT CGCGAGCTAatgcctttgcccttgggctCAGGATTGTCGGTCATGTTGGTCGTCGGCGCCATGTGAGCCGACGCCTGCTCCCGATTCACCGCCCACTCCCAAGCGGACCAAGAGATGGCGATCCGGGAATATACCCAATGTAG